Proteins from one Deltaproteobacteria bacterium genomic window:
- a CDS encoding penicillin acylase family protein, which yields MKKTLLLLALAPLFATSLAGCSKVSFKALEPEEEILLPGIAHEVEVLRDEWGIPHIYCREDLECVTAQGYIQARDRFFEMDLFRNYGKGTLGVLFGANPAVRSVDRETRRVMTHPSDGRHVAEHIVESLDADLLAYLEAYAAGVNAYLDEMGSARAPVPGEYDFGLVLDGAEEPADWAPVDTVAIGRLFSMMLSAQLDVELGGAAMAAGLDAQTFADLAPSAPLDPTFALPGYYGSGALGSKWRPDAALLQRLRQAAPAIQAALDAREGPEYLHRFFGAEPGSNNWIVSAEHTAEGRVIVADDPHLPLWSPSVWHEVHIDATSLPKAKGEMNLRGVAFPGTPGIMIGHNQQIAWSVTTMGYDVSDLYQETVTGVDTVRFQGSDVAVQKVTVRFPRGPLDGDGFDEEKLCIVPHHGPLWSSEGFSAQELADPDQPCVDPSRGATAISGRWTGMEVSNEIGAALGIMKAGNVAEAKTAWLDFEVGAQNLLIGDIDGEVAYFPYARVPIRDGDLSASPPWLPMPGEGTHEWKGDIPVDELPQADNPASGFLVTANNDIVGTTADGNPVNDAHYLYYTRDLGLRAGRITRLLEEALAEGPVTLERMREIQTDTKSDLAAALLPHLLDAAGARADLVTSLGIGDALARLTAWDYSQPTGLSDHDTDAAPSSDAAEREAAIASSLFSSWLFQAIEATFRDELSAAGAAVAGRAGRADQAMHKAFFFALEEDRNHYFDNVNSAGTVETREEILLQALADAVTELQGRLGNDPEEWLWGRIHRAHLQSIFGVFGVPNAFDLGPVPEPGGLHTINVAGFNRDYTSTHGPSLRMFTVMDPEGPRSEQIIPGGTIDELDHPNHGDQLVPWLEGRYKVIATDPEAVLEAAEARQAAGITPGGRWLFSPQE from the coding sequence ATGAAGAAGACGCTCCTGCTCCTCGCTCTCGCGCCGCTTTTCGCCACCAGCCTGGCCGGCTGCAGCAAGGTCAGCTTCAAGGCGCTCGAGCCGGAGGAGGAGATCCTCCTGCCGGGGATCGCCCACGAGGTGGAGGTCCTGCGGGACGAGTGGGGCATCCCCCACATCTACTGCCGGGAGGATCTCGAGTGCGTCACGGCCCAGGGCTACATCCAGGCCCGGGACCGCTTCTTCGAGATGGACCTCTTCCGCAACTACGGCAAGGGCACCCTCGGCGTCCTCTTCGGCGCCAACCCCGCGGTGCGCTCGGTGGACCGGGAGACCCGGCGGGTGATGACCCACCCTTCCGACGGCCGCCACGTGGCCGAGCACATCGTCGAGTCTCTCGACGCCGACCTCCTGGCCTACCTCGAGGCCTACGCCGCGGGGGTGAACGCCTACCTCGACGAGATGGGCAGCGCCCGGGCGCCGGTGCCCGGGGAGTACGACTTCGGCCTGGTCCTCGACGGCGCCGAGGAGCCCGCGGACTGGGCCCCGGTGGACACGGTGGCCATCGGCCGCCTCTTCTCGATGATGCTCTCGGCCCAGCTGGACGTGGAGCTCGGCGGCGCCGCCATGGCCGCGGGCCTCGACGCCCAGACCTTCGCCGATCTGGCGCCCTCGGCGCCCCTGGATCCCACCTTCGCCCTGCCGGGCTACTACGGGAGCGGCGCCCTGGGGAGCAAGTGGAGGCCCGACGCCGCCCTCCTCCAGCGCCTGCGCCAGGCGGCGCCGGCGATCCAGGCGGCCCTCGACGCGCGCGAGGGCCCCGAGTACCTCCACCGCTTCTTCGGCGCCGAGCCCGGCTCGAACAACTGGATCGTCTCGGCCGAGCACACCGCCGAGGGCAGGGTGATCGTCGCCGACGATCCGCACCTGCCCCTCTGGTCGCCCTCGGTCTGGCACGAGGTGCACATCGACGCGACCTCGCTCCCGAAGGCGAAGGGCGAGATGAACCTGCGCGGCGTCGCCTTCCCGGGCACCCCCGGCATCATGATCGGCCACAACCAGCAGATCGCCTGGTCGGTGACGACCATGGGCTACGACGTCTCGGACCTCTACCAGGAGACGGTCACCGGCGTGGACACGGTGCGCTTCCAGGGCAGCGACGTCGCCGTCCAGAAGGTCACGGTCCGCTTCCCCCGCGGCCCGCTCGACGGCGACGGCTTCGACGAGGAGAAGCTCTGCATCGTGCCGCACCACGGCCCCCTCTGGTCCTCCGAGGGCTTCAGCGCCCAGGAGCTCGCCGATCCGGACCAGCCCTGCGTCGACCCGAGCCGGGGGGCGACCGCGATCTCCGGCCGCTGGACCGGGATGGAGGTCAGCAACGAGATCGGCGCGGCCCTGGGGATCATGAAGGCCGGCAACGTGGCCGAGGCGAAGACGGCCTGGCTCGACTTCGAGGTGGGCGCCCAGAACCTGCTCATCGGCGACATCGACGGTGAGGTCGCCTACTTCCCCTACGCCCGGGTGCCCATCCGCGACGGTGACCTCTCGGCGAGCCCGCCCTGGCTGCCGATGCCCGGCGAGGGGACCCACGAGTGGAAGGGGGACATCCCGGTCGACGAGCTGCCCCAGGCGGACAACCCCGCGAGCGGCTTCCTGGTCACCGCCAACAACGACATCGTGGGCACCACCGCCGACGGCAACCCGGTCAACGACGCCCACTACCTCTACTACACCCGCGACCTCGGCCTGCGCGCCGGCCGGATCACCCGGCTGCTGGAGGAGGCCCTGGCCGAGGGGCCGGTCACCCTCGAGCGGATGCGCGAGATCCAGACCGACACGAAGAGCGACCTGGCCGCGGCCCTCCTGCCTCACCTCCTGGACGCGGCCGGCGCCCGGGCGGACCTGGTCACCTCCCTCGGCATCGGCGACGCCCTCGCCCGGCTCACGGCCTGGGACTACAGCCAGCCCACCGGCCTCTCCGATCACGACACCGACGCCGCGCCGAGCAGCGACGCCGCCGAGCGCGAGGCGGCGATCGCGTCCAGCCTCTTCTCCTCGTGGCTCTTCCAGGCGATCGAGGCCACCTTCCGGGACGAGCTCTCGGCGGCGGGCGCGGCCGTGGCCGGCCGGGCCGGCCGGGCGGACCAGGCCATGCACAAGGCCTTCTTCTTCGCCCTGGAGGAGGACCGCAACCACTACTTCGACAACGTGAACTCCGCTGGCACGGTCGAGACCCGGGAGGAGATCCTCCTGCAGGCGCTGGCCGACGCCGTCACCGAGCTGCAGGGCCGGCTGGGCAACGATCCGGAAGAGTGGCTCTGGGGCCGGATCCACCGGGCGCACCTCCAGTCCATCTTCGGGGTCTTCGGGGTCCCCAACGCCTTCGACCTCGGGCCCGTCCCCGAGCCCGGCGGGCTGCACACCATCAACGTCGCGGGCTTCAACCGCGACTACACCAGCACCCACGGGCCCTCGCTGCGGATGTTCACGGTGATGGACCCGGAGGGTCCGCGCAGCGAGCAGATCATCCCGGGCGGGACGATCGACGAGCTCGATCACCCGAACCACGGCGATCAGCTCGTCCCGTGGCTCGAGGGCCGCTACAAGGTCATCGCCACCGACCCCGAGGCGGTGCTCGAGGCCGCCGAGGCCCGGCAGGCCGCGGGGATCACCCCGGGCGGCCGCTGGCTCTTCTCGCCCCAGGAGTGA